From Coriobacteriaceae bacterium, a single genomic window includes:
- the glmM gene encoding phosphoglucosamine mutase, with protein MPQNIFGTDGVRGVANADLSCDLAFRLGRAATKFLGPDICVGRDTRLSGTMLESALTAGIMAEGGRPHCCGVIPTPAVALLTVQNELDGGIVISASHNPPEFNGIKFFSRKGMKLPDAVEEEISAWVMSEEAMAADTLPTGAGVGHIIKMKDARKAYVDHAIDTLDGLRLDGLVVAVDCGHGASCQTTPAALQRLGATVHAINTDYCGTDINVECGSTHLEPLRELVLRTHADIGLAHDGDADRVLFVDSEGNEIDGDYILAICGSDLAARGKLANSEIVSTIMCNLGFSIAMKEQGFEMVQTAVGDRYVLERMLADGAVIGGEQSGHIIFLEHNTTGDGLVTALQLLAVLKRTGRTLTDLAGIMKKYPQVLVNVHSDNKAGLDDCQPIWDAVAAAEKELDGRGRILVRPSGTEPLVRVMAEAETHELTQRVVDDIVEVVKRELP; from the coding sequence ATGCCCCAGAACATCTTCGGTACCGATGGCGTCCGTGGCGTCGCCAATGCCGACCTCTCGTGCGACCTCGCGTTTCGCCTAGGCCGCGCGGCGACCAAGTTCCTTGGTCCGGATATCTGCGTCGGCCGCGACACGCGCCTTTCGGGCACCATGCTCGAGAGTGCTCTGACCGCCGGCATCATGGCCGAGGGCGGCCGTCCGCACTGCTGCGGCGTTATCCCTACGCCGGCCGTGGCGCTGCTCACCGTTCAGAACGAGCTCGACGGCGGCATCGTCATTTCCGCTTCGCACAATCCGCCGGAGTTCAACGGCATCAAGTTCTTTAGCCGCAAGGGCATGAAGCTTCCCGACGCCGTCGAGGAGGAGATCAGCGCATGGGTCATGTCCGAGGAGGCCATGGCTGCCGACACGCTGCCGACTGGCGCCGGTGTGGGCCACATCATCAAGATGAAGGATGCTCGCAAGGCATACGTCGACCACGCTATCGATACGCTCGACGGCCTGAGGCTCGACGGCCTGGTTGTTGCCGTCGACTGCGGTCACGGCGCCTCTTGCCAGACCACGCCCGCCGCATTGCAGCGCCTGGGCGCCACGGTCCATGCCATCAACACCGACTACTGCGGTACCGACATCAACGTCGAGTGCGGCTCCACCCATCTTGAGCCCCTGCGCGAGCTCGTCCTGCGCACCCACGCCGACATTGGCCTGGCCCACGATGGCGATGCCGACCGCGTGCTCTTCGTGGACAGCGAGGGCAACGAGATCGACGGCGACTACATCCTGGCCATCTGCGGCTCCGACCTCGCCGCCCGTGGCAAGCTCGCCAACTCCGAGATTGTCTCGACCATCATGTGCAACCTGGGCTTCTCCATCGCTATGAAGGAGCAGGGCTTCGAGATGGTCCAGACCGCCGTGGGCGACCGTTACGTTCTGGAGCGCATGCTCGCCGACGGCGCCGTCATCGGCGGCGAGCAGTCCGGCCACATTATCTTCCTGGAGCACAACACCACCGGTGACGGCCTGGTGACGGCTCTGCAGCTGCTGGCCGTGCTCAAGCGCACCGGCCGCACCCTCACCGATCTTGCCGGCATCATGAAGAAGTACCCGCAGGTGCTCGTCAACGTGCATTCCGACAACAAGGCCGGCCTGGACGACTGCCAGCCCATCTGGGACGCCGTCGCTGCTGCCGAGAAGGAGCTTGACGGCCGTGGCCGCATTCTGGTGCGTCCGAGCGGTACTGAGCCGCTGGTCCGCGTGATGGCCGAGGCCGAGACGCACGAGCTGACCCAGCGCGTCGTCGACGACATCGTTGAGGTTGTCAAGCGCGAACTTCCCTAA
- the rpsI gene encoding 30S ribosomal protein S9 — protein MAENTVVYQGTGRRKNAVARVRLVPGTGKVTVNKRDAEQYFGRHQLVENALAPFKVTDTAGQFDVIALCDGGGISGQSGALRLGIARALLNAGDYRADLKKAGFLTRDARVVERKKYGLKKARRAPQFSKR, from the coding sequence ATGGCTGAGAACACCGTTGTCTACCAGGGTACCGGCCGTCGTAAGAACGCCGTCGCCCGCGTCCGTCTCGTCCCCGGCACCGGCAAGGTGACTGTCAACAAGCGTGACGCCGAGCAGTATTTCGGCCGTCATCAGCTCGTTGAGAACGCCCTTGCTCCCTTCAAGGTGACCGACACCGCCGGTCAGTTCGACGTTATCGCTCTGTGCGATGGCGGCGGCATCTCCGGTCAGTCCGGCGCTCTGCGCCTGGGCATCGCTCGCGCTCTTCTGAACGCTGGCGACTACCGTGCTGACCTCAAGAAGGCCGGTTTCCTTACGCGCGATGCTCGCGTGGTCGAGCGCAAGAAGTACGGCCTCAAGAAGGCCCGCCGCGCTCCCCAGTTCTCCAAGCGCTAA
- a CDS encoding methyltransferase domain-containing protein yields the protein MAIEPGESVLDMGCGAGSIAIPLAQAGHPVIAADFSPAMLGTLDAGIEYYGLEDRITPLELAWDDDWDLVGPVAKAVDVAFASRSVTTTDLKGALAKLDRTARRRCAVTMVANSSPRYDLHLMNAIGASVTCSNGFVYAFNILIQMGALPQVTYFESPRRDTFDSLEAGVADFSRMLEHGNEDKIDRLRDYIAQHMIENPHAGEPGSKGVPQGRYMLDHVRKVRWAFIAWKPVSESRS from the coding sequence TTGGCGATTGAGCCTGGTGAGTCGGTGCTCGATATGGGGTGTGGAGCTGGGTCGATTGCCATTCCGCTTGCTCAGGCTGGGCATCCTGTGATTGCTGCCGACTTTTCCCCTGCTATGTTAGGCACGCTTGATGCTGGTATTGAGTACTATGGGCTCGAGGATCGCATTACGCCGCTTGAGCTTGCTTGGGATGATGATTGGGATTTGGTTGGACCGGTCGCGAAAGCGGTAGATGTTGCCTTTGCCAGTCGGTCAGTTACGACAACCGATCTAAAAGGTGCGCTTGCCAAGCTCGACCGTACGGCTCGTCGGCGTTGTGCTGTCACGATGGTCGCCAACTCCAGCCCGCGCTATGACCTGCACTTGATGAACGCCATTGGTGCCTCGGTTACCTGCAGCAATGGCTTTGTGTACGCCTTCAACATCCTCATTCAGATGGGTGCGTTGCCGCAGGTTACATACTTTGAATCGCCTCGTCGCGATACCTTCGATAGCCTTGAGGCAGGCGTGGCGGATTTTTCCCGTATGCTCGAGCATGGCAACGAGGATAAGATCGACCGCCTGCGCGACTATATCGCTCAGCACATGATCGAAAACCCCCATGCCGGCGAGCCGGGCTCCAAGGGCGTGCCGCAGGGGCGCTATATGCTCGATCATGTCCGCAAGGTTCGCTGGGCGTTTATTGCATGGAAACCGGTCTCTGAATCCCGCTCGTAG
- a CDS encoding heavy metal translocating P-type ATPase: MPESDLDALLKLSGDIDGVHKVRVYGRIGQMALEYDEPRRASVLDALGALDAQAIADAKSGYVMQLEPRKHKLVMDLATLVGAHYARRWFLPTPLRAIFVVAGYMAFLRAALHELAKPRLTVPVLDASAIGISFVKRDVDTAGQTMFLLNVGELLEDYTRAMSENELINSLLDVPDKAQKVVGDTEVSVAATELEPGDLVAVRTGMSICIDGVVEQGSAMVNQATLTGEPLAVERSVGDDVFAGTVVEDGSILVRVRANTAQTKLRSIVSLVQTADSLKSEGQSHMEDLANKIVPWNFLLAGLVALTTRSLIKTSAALMVDYSCALKLTGSVAVMTAMSDAAKMGVMVKGAKYFESFAKADTIVFDKTGTLTEAQPRLACVLTTDGWSEDEVLRLSACLEEHFPHPVARAVVNAAGERGLEHRERHAAVEYIVAHGIASSIEGRRAIIGSAHFVFEDEGAQLESDIKERIESQMQGLSPLYLAVDGTVVGVLGIEDPLKPGVREAIADLHALGVKHVVMLTGDSERTAERIAREAGVDEFKAELLPEDKYAYVERIKREGRRVAMVGDGVNDSPALGLADVGLAMGGGSDIAKEVADIILTDTDLAAIVRLRRMSQGLIDRLTSSYSKVMLTNSALLALGITGAITPQASSLLHNGSTIAYSLNNAKAYLR; this comes from the coding sequence GTGCCAGAGAGCGATCTCGATGCACTTCTTAAGCTCAGCGGCGATATCGACGGCGTGCACAAGGTGCGCGTTTATGGCCGTATTGGCCAGATGGCGCTGGAGTACGACGAGCCGCGCCGCGCGAGCGTGCTCGACGCCCTGGGCGCACTCGATGCTCAAGCTATCGCCGATGCCAAGTCGGGTTACGTGATGCAGCTTGAGCCACGCAAGCACAAACTCGTTATGGACCTGGCGACACTCGTCGGTGCCCATTACGCGCGCCGCTGGTTCCTGCCTACGCCGCTGCGTGCCATCTTTGTCGTGGCTGGTTACATGGCATTTTTGCGCGCTGCCCTTCATGAGCTCGCGAAGCCGCGCCTGACCGTTCCCGTGCTCGACGCTTCGGCCATTGGCATCTCGTTCGTCAAGCGTGATGTTGACACCGCGGGCCAGACGATGTTTCTGCTTAACGTGGGCGAGCTGCTCGAGGACTACACCCGCGCCATGAGCGAAAACGAGCTCATCAACTCGCTACTCGATGTGCCCGACAAGGCGCAAAAGGTCGTCGGCGACACCGAGGTGAGCGTTGCCGCGACCGAGCTCGAGCCCGGCGATTTGGTCGCCGTGCGCACCGGCATGTCCATCTGCATCGATGGCGTGGTCGAGCAGGGGAGCGCCATGGTCAACCAGGCGACCCTGACCGGCGAGCCGCTGGCCGTCGAGCGCAGCGTGGGCGACGACGTGTTCGCCGGCACCGTCGTGGAAGACGGCAGCATCTTGGTGCGCGTGCGCGCCAACACGGCTCAGACCAAGCTCCGTTCGATCGTCTCGCTTGTGCAGACGGCCGACTCGCTCAAGTCCGAGGGTCAGTCGCACATGGAGGACCTCGCCAACAAGATCGTCCCGTGGAACTTCCTGCTCGCGGGCCTGGTTGCGCTCACCACGCGCAGCCTCATCAAGACTTCCGCGGCGCTGATGGTCGATTACTCATGTGCACTCAAGCTCACGGGCTCGGTCGCCGTTATGACCGCCATGAGCGACGCCGCCAAGATGGGCGTCATGGTCAAGGGCGCCAAGTACTTTGAGTCGTTTGCCAAGGCCGACACCATCGTCTTTGATAAGACCGGCACGCTGACCGAAGCCCAGCCGCGCCTGGCCTGCGTGCTCACGACCGACGGCTGGAGCGAGGACGAGGTTCTACGCCTTTCCGCCTGCCTGGAGGAGCATTTTCCGCATCCGGTGGCGCGCGCCGTCGTCAACGCCGCGGGCGAGCGCGGGCTCGAGCATCGCGAGCGCCATGCCGCCGTCGAGTACATCGTGGCGCACGGCATTGCCTCGTCCATCGAGGGACGTCGCGCAATTATTGGCTCGGCGCACTTTGTGTTTGAGGACGAGGGTGCGCAGCTGGAGTCCGACATTAAGGAGCGCATCGAGTCCCAGATGCAGGGCCTGTCGCCGTTGTACCTGGCGGTCGATGGCACGGTTGTAGGCGTGCTTGGCATCGAGGACCCGCTCAAGCCTGGCGTGCGCGAGGCCATTGCCGACCTGCATGCATTGGGCGTCAAGCATGTCGTTATGCTCACAGGTGACTCCGAGCGCACGGCAGAGCGCATCGCGCGCGAGGCGGGCGTCGACGAGTTTAAGGCCGAGCTGCTGCCCGAGGACAAGTACGCCTACGTGGAGCGGATCAAGCGCGAGGGACGCCGCGTTGCCATGGTGGGCGACGGCGTCAACGACTCGCCGGCGCTGGGTCTGGCCGACGTGGGCCTGGCCATGGGCGGCGGAAGCGACATCGCCAAGGAGGTCGCCGACATCATCCTGACCGATACGGACCTTGCCGCAATCGTACGCCTGCGCCGAATGAGCCAGGGACTCATCGACCGTCTGACGAGTTCGTATTCCAAGGTGATGCTTACCAACTCGGCGCTTTTGGCGCTCGGCATTACCGGCGCGATTACCCCGCAGGCGTCGTCGCTGCTGCACAACGGCTCAACGATCGCCTACAGCCTCAACAACGCAAAGGCTTACCTGCGTTAG
- the nagB gene encoding glucosamine-6-phosphate deaminase, with translation MKIIKAKDYEDMSRKAANIISAQVILKPDCVLGLATGSTPIGAYKQLAAWYEKGDVDFAEVSTYNLDEYRGLSHDDPQSYHYFMRENFFDHINIDLNNTHVPDGSNPDAAAACSEYDKIVAAAGYPDLQLLGIGNNGHIGFNEPDDHFSKGTHCVDLTESTIQANSRLFDSIDDVPRQAYTMGTQTIMYARMILVVANGEAKAQAVHDMCYGPVTPQCPASILQLHTNCVVVADEAALSLCE, from the coding sequence ATGAAGATCATTAAAGCTAAAGACTACGAGGATATGAGCCGTAAGGCCGCCAATATCATCTCGGCCCAGGTTATCCTCAAGCCCGATTGCGTGCTGGGCCTTGCCACCGGCTCTACTCCGATTGGCGCCTACAAGCAGCTTGCCGCTTGGTATGAGAAGGGCGACGTCGACTTTGCCGAGGTCAGCACCTACAACCTGGACGAGTATCGTGGCCTTTCGCACGACGATCCCCAGAGCTATCACTACTTTATGCGCGAGAACTTCTTCGATCACATCAACATCGATCTGAACAACACGCATGTGCCCGACGGCTCCAACCCCGACGCCGCCGCTGCCTGCTCCGAGTACGACAAGATCGTCGCTGCCGCCGGCTACCCCGATCTGCAGCTGCTCGGCATTGGCAACAACGGTCACATCGGCTTCAACGAGCCCGACGACCACTTCTCCAAGGGCACGCACTGCGTCGACCTTACCGAGAGCACCATCCAGGCCAATAGCCGTCTGTTCGACAGCATCGACGACGTGCCCCGTCAGGCCTACACCATGGGTACCCAGACCATCATGTATGCCCGCATGATCCTGGTCGTCGCCAACGGCGAGGCCAAGGCCCAGGCCGTGCATGACATGTGCTATGGCCCGGTTACGCCCCAGTGCCCGGCTTCGATCCTGCAGCTGCACACCAACTGCGTCGTGGTCGCCGACGAGGCCGCCCTTTCGCTCTGCGAGTAG
- a CDS encoding YhbY family RNA-binding protein translates to MALTGAQVKQLRSMAHHLNPAIIIGKSDVNEGTVEQTVAYLEKHELVKCSVLDGSSLSAREAAEELAERCHAEVVQVIGRKFSLYRESSRKDIEKIKLV, encoded by the coding sequence ATGGCACTGACAGGAGCCCAGGTCAAGCAGCTTCGCAGCATGGCCCATCACCTCAACCCCGCCATCATCATCGGTAAGTCCGATGTCAACGAGGGCACCGTCGAGCAGACGGTCGCCTACCTGGAGAAGCACGAACTCGTTAAGTGCTCCGTGCTCGATGGCTCCAGTCTTTCCGCCCGCGAGGCCGCCGAAGAGCTCGCCGAGCGCTGCCACGCCGAGGTCGTCCAGGTCATCGGCCGCAAGTTCTCGCTGTATCGCGAGTCCTCGCGCAAGGACATCGAGAAGATCAAGCTCGTCTAA
- the rplM gene encoding 50S ribosomal protein L13, with product MISKSTHYAKQGEVQRNWVLVDADGAVLGRLATQIAMILRGKNKPQFTPNSDCGDFVVVINADKVQLTGNKADTKTYYRHSGYNGGLKAESFRQAMEKHPEKVIERAVRGMLPKTTLGRAQMTKLKVYAGAEHPHAAQNPTKIELEA from the coding sequence GTGATTTCGAAATCGACTCACTACGCCAAGCAGGGCGAGGTCCAGCGCAACTGGGTTCTCGTCGACGCCGATGGTGCTGTCCTGGGCCGTCTTGCCACCCAGATCGCAATGATCCTGCGCGGTAAGAACAAGCCCCAGTTCACGCCCAACAGCGACTGCGGCGACTTCGTTGTCGTCATCAACGCCGATAAGGTCCAGCTTACCGGTAACAAGGCCGACACGAAGACCTATTATCGCCACAGCGGCTACAACGGCGGCCTCAAGGCTGAGAGCTTCCGCCAGGCTATGGAGAAGCACCCGGAGAAGGTCATCGAGCGCGCCGTTCGCGGTATGCTGCCCAAGACCACCCTCGGCCGTGCCCAGATGACCAAGCTTAAGGTCTACGCTGGTGCCGAGCATCCGCACGCTGCCCAGAACCCCACGAAGATTGAGCTGGAGGCTTAA
- a CDS encoding PFL family protein yields the protein MAITPAEIAETRGMVEEQNLDIRTITMGVSLMGCGDENLDRMCTKIYDHVTHTAEHLVETAENLEREYGIPIVNKRVSVTPVAQIAACCKDEDLTPIAHALDRAAETLGIDYLGGFSALVQKGIGDADRRVIQSIPQALATTSRVCSSVNVASLRAGINMDAVLMAAQTIIDAAKLTADQDSVGASKFVCFANMVEDSPFMAGAVHGGGEADAVINVGVSGPGVMAAALETLPDSASMMEVAEKIKQTAFKITRAGELMSREAAHRLGVEKGIVDLSLAPTPAIGDSVARILEIIGVGTCGGPGTTCALAMLNDAVKKGGVMASSSVGGLSGAFIPVSEDAGMIAAVEAGALSLEKLEAMTCVCSVGLDMIAIPGDTPVETIAGIIADEMAIGVINNKTTAVRVIPAIGKGVGDCVEYGGLFGRAPIMPVNPNAGTVLAHRGGRFPAPLNSLKN from the coding sequence ATGGCGATCACGCCCGCAGAAATCGCGGAAACCCGCGGCATGGTTGAGGAGCAGAACCTCGACATCAGGACCATCACCATGGGTGTTTCGCTCATGGGTTGCGGCGACGAGAACCTCGACCGCATGTGCACGAAGATCTACGACCACGTGACGCACACGGCTGAGCATCTGGTCGAGACCGCCGAGAACCTCGAGCGCGAGTACGGTATCCCCATCGTCAACAAGCGCGTTTCCGTCACCCCGGTGGCGCAGATTGCCGCGTGCTGCAAGGATGAGGACCTCACCCCCATCGCGCATGCCCTCGACCGCGCGGCCGAGACGCTCGGCATCGACTACCTGGGCGGCTTCTCCGCGCTCGTCCAGAAGGGCATCGGCGACGCCGACCGTCGCGTCATCCAGTCCATCCCCCAGGCGCTCGCCACCACGAGCCGCGTCTGCTCCAGCGTCAACGTCGCCAGCCTGCGCGCCGGTATCAACATGGACGCCGTGCTTATGGCCGCCCAGACCATCATCGATGCCGCTAAACTCACGGCCGACCAGGACTCCGTCGGCGCTTCCAAATTTGTCTGCTTTGCCAATATGGTCGAGGACTCCCCGTTTATGGCGGGCGCCGTCCACGGCGGTGGCGAGGCCGACGCCGTCATCAACGTAGGCGTCTCGGGCCCCGGCGTTATGGCCGCAGCCCTGGAGACGCTGCCCGATTCCGCATCGATGATGGAAGTCGCCGAAAAGATCAAGCAGACCGCCTTTAAGATCACCCGTGCCGGCGAGCTCATGAGCCGCGAGGCCGCCCATCGTCTGGGTGTCGAGAAGGGCATTGTCGACCTGTCGCTGGCTCCCACGCCTGCCATCGGCGACTCCGTCGCGCGCATCCTCGAGATCATCGGCGTGGGCACCTGCGGTGGCCCCGGCACGACCTGCGCGCTCGCCATGCTCAACGATGCCGTCAAGAAGGGCGGCGTCATGGCCAGCTCCAGCGTGGGCGGTCTTTCCGGCGCCTTTATCCCCGTGTCCGAGGACGCCGGCATGATCGCCGCCGTCGAGGCCGGTGCGCTTTCGCTCGAGAAGCTCGAGGCCATGACCTGCGTGTGCTCCGTCGGCCTGGACATGATCGCCATCCCCGGCGACACCCCGGTCGAGACCATCGCCGGCATCATCGCCGACGAGATGGCCATCGGCGTCATCAACAACAAGACCACGGCCGTCCGCGTGATTCCTGCTATCGGCAAGGGCGTGGGCGACTGCGTCGAGTACGGCGGCCTGTTCGGCCGCGCACCCATCATGCCGGTGAACCCCAACGCCGGCACCGTGCTTGCCCACCGCGGTGGTCGATTCCCGGCGCCGCTGAACTCGCTGAAGAACTAG
- a CDS encoding PIN domain-containing protein: MSGAPLKIMVDANVWVDSFCVDHAESLAARAFIGQATETGALLFFPVHIAKDVLYVVQHELKRSVLANGGALDEASARAIGDAALAFVRNMTENATAVGADASDLWLADKYLALHRDYEDNLVLAACKRAQVDYLVTNDRKLLEHADIAAKTPRQMMPILALAERGGQVSR, translated from the coding sequence GTGAGCGGAGCCCCTCTTAAAATCATGGTGGATGCGAATGTGTGGGTTGATTCGTTTTGCGTTGACCATGCCGAGTCGCTTGCTGCGCGTGCGTTTATTGGGCAGGCGACGGAGACGGGGGCGTTGCTGTTCTTCCCGGTGCATATCGCTAAGGACGTACTGTACGTTGTCCAACACGAGCTAAAGCGCAGCGTTCTTGCCAACGGGGGAGCGCTTGACGAGGCGTCTGCCCGTGCAATTGGCGATGCGGCGCTGGCGTTTGTTCGGAATATGACCGAAAACGCCACGGCCGTGGGTGCGGATGCGTCGGACCTTTGGCTGGCCGACAAATACTTAGCGCTCCATCGCGATTACGAGGACAACTTGGTGCTCGCCGCATGCAAGCGCGCACAGGTCGATTACTTGGTGACTAACGATCGCAAGCTGCTCGAACATGCCGATATTGCAGCAAAAACGCCACGCCAAATGATGCCGATTCTGGCTTTGGCCGAACGTGGTGGGCAGGTATCCCGATAG
- a CDS encoding DUF6110 family protein, giving the protein MKKSTFNTLLVGGGFLLGTAGIKLLTSAPVKNACVQGIACGMRVKNCYQDMVEQAKANVDDMVAEAAYITQSEADADNAAE; this is encoded by the coding sequence ATGAAGAAGTCGACGTTTAACACTCTGCTTGTCGGTGGCGGTTTTCTGCTTGGCACGGCCGGCATCAAGCTGCTCACCAGCGCTCCGGTAAAGAATGCCTGCGTGCAGGGCATCGCGTGCGGTATGCGCGTCAAGAACTGCTACCAGGACATGGTCGAGCAGGCCAAGGCCAATGTCGACGACATGGTTGCCGAGGCTGCCTACATCACCCAGAGCGAGGCTGATGCGGACAACGCAGCCGAGTAA
- a CDS encoding PTS glucose transporter subunit IIA gives MFTKVLRSFGMRGRVLTLDAPISGDVIPLSEVNDQTFATGLLGQGVAIQPTGTRVIAPADAKVEAIFPTGHAVALNTVDGLDVLIHVGLDTVQLEGKHFTVYAQVGDIVHKGDVLIEFNREAIAAEGYDVTVPILVCNSVEFSSIKGSVGSYVEEMDQLIVARER, from the coding sequence ATGTTCACTAAAGTCCTGAGGTCTTTTGGTATGCGTGGTCGAGTCCTTACGCTGGATGCTCCCATCTCGGGCGACGTTATTCCGCTGTCCGAGGTCAATGACCAGACGTTTGCCACCGGTCTCTTGGGCCAGGGTGTGGCAATTCAGCCCACGGGCACGCGCGTGATTGCGCCGGCTGATGCCAAGGTCGAGGCAATTTTTCCCACGGGACACGCTGTCGCGCTTAATACGGTCGATGGCCTTGATGTGCTTATCCATGTTGGCCTGGATACCGTTCAGCTCGAGGGCAAGCATTTTACCGTGTATGCGCAGGTGGGCGACATTGTCCACAAGGGCGACGTGCTCATCGAGTTCAATCGCGAGGCGATTGCGGCCGAGGGATACGATGTGACGGTTCCCATCTTGGTGTGTAACTCTGTCGAGTTCTCGAGCATCAAGGGATCTGTTGGATCGTATGTCGAGGAGATGGACCAGCTCATCGTCGCTCGCGAGCGCTAG
- a CDS encoding patatin family protein, translating to MTAEDKAKNAGKVALVLEGGSFRGQFTAGVLDVLMEAGVEIPAVYGVSAGALNGVNYKSHQIGRANRINLAFCNDSRFMGAASFASTGSIVGYDFIFNDVQDRLDPFDNETFDASPIEMYAVATDMLFGTAAYLPVKSAVLDLDAVRASTSLPLVTPPVEIDGHKYVDGGVADSVPIEHVLEEAGFDRAVVIVTQDRSYEKKPYEFMPAARARYVDYPYLLEAIETRHDRYNIQRMHLWKYEREGRALVVAPQKPVEVGHVEHDPAKLLDLYIQGRQEAKRLLSDIEAFVER from the coding sequence ATGACTGCAGAAGATAAGGCGAAAAACGCTGGCAAGGTCGCGCTCGTTCTGGAGGGCGGCAGCTTCCGTGGGCAGTTTACCGCGGGCGTGCTCGACGTCCTCATGGAGGCCGGCGTCGAGATCCCGGCTGTCTACGGTGTATCGGCCGGCGCCCTCAACGGCGTGAACTACAAGTCGCACCAGATCGGCCGTGCCAACCGCATCAACCTGGCTTTCTGCAACGACAGCCGCTTCATGGGCGCCGCATCGTTTGCGTCCACGGGCTCTATTGTGGGTTACGACTTTATTTTCAACGATGTCCAGGACCGCCTGGACCCCTTTGACAACGAGACGTTCGACGCGAGCCCCATCGAGATGTACGCCGTCGCGACGGACATGCTCTTTGGAACTGCTGCCTACCTGCCGGTCAAAAGCGCCGTACTTGACCTCGACGCCGTGCGCGCATCGACGTCGCTGCCGCTGGTGACGCCGCCGGTCGAGATCGATGGGCACAAATACGTCGACGGCGGCGTAGCCGATTCGGTCCCCATCGAGCACGTGCTGGAGGAGGCGGGCTTCGATCGCGCAGTTGTCATTGTCACGCAGGACCGCTCGTACGAGAAAAAGCCCTACGAGTTTATGCCAGCCGCACGCGCTCGCTATGTCGACTACCCCTACCTGCTCGAGGCCATCGAGACGCGCCACGACCGCTACAACATCCAGCGCATGCATCTGTGGAAGTATGAGCGCGAGGGTCGCGCGCTGGTCGTTGCTCCGCAAAAGCCGGTCGAGGTCGGCCACGTTGAGCACGATCCGGCAAAGCTGCTCGACCTGTATATTCAGGGCCGCCAGGAGGCAAAGCGTCTATTGAGTGATATCGAGGCATTTGTCGAGCGCTAG